One segment of Brassica napus cultivar Da-Ae chromosome C3, Da-Ae, whole genome shotgun sequence DNA contains the following:
- the LOC106360131 gene encoding zinc finger protein AZF1-like has protein sequence MALETLNSPTSATATARPLLRYREEMEPDNLEQWAKRKRTKRQRLDQNHHNQEPTPSEEEYLALCLLMLARGTAVQPPLTPPPPSHRSRSDHRDFKCTVCGKSFNSYQALGGHKTSHRKPPANNVNVPSSQEPSNNNSHGNGGSVVFSGNGTASNGVNLSGKIHTCSICFKSFSSGQALGGHKRCHYDGGNNGNGNGSVEVMGGSDVSDVDDERSSEQTAFGGHRGFDLNLPADQVSVVIA, from the coding sequence atggcTCTTGAGACTCTCAATTCTCCGACTTCAGCCACCGCCACCGCTCGGCCTCTTCTCCGGTATCGTGAAGAAATGGAGCCGGATAATCTCGAGCAATGGGCTAAAAGAAAACGCACCAAGCGACAACGTCTTGATCAGAACCATCACAATCAAGAACCCACTCCTTCCGAAGAAGAGTATCTCGCTCTTTGCCTCCTCATGCTCGCTCGTGGAACCGCCGTGCAACCGCCTCTTACTCCGCCTCCGCCGTCACATCGGTCTCGTTCCGATCACCGTGATTTCAAGTGTACGGTCTGTGGAAAGTCGTTTAACTCTTACCAAGCCTTGGGTGGTCACAAGACGAGTCACCGGAAACCGCCGGCGAATAACGTTAACGTTCCGAGCAGCCAAGAGCCATCTAATAACAACAGTCACGGTAACGGTGGTTCCGTTGTTTTTAGCGGTAACGGTACTGCCAGTAACGGTGTTAATCTAAGCGGAAAGATTCACACTTGTTCAATCTGTTTCAAGTCGTTTTCGTCTGGTCAAGCATTAGGTGGACACAAACGGTGTCACTATGACGGTGGTAATAACGGAAACGGTAACGGCAGCGTGGAAGTCATGGGTGGCAGTGACGTCAGCGACGTGGATGACGAAAGATCGTCGGAACAAACCGCGTTCGGCGGCCACCGTGGATTTGACTTAAACTTACCGGCTGATCAGGTCTCGGTGGTTATTGCTTAA